The Abditibacteriaceae bacterium DNA window GCAACGCGTCGCGCCGAGTTTCTCCCGGCAGACCGCCGCTCTGCGCGCCCGACGCAAAAAGCCATTCGTAACGCAGCAGCGGCGCATCTTTCGGGGCCATCCAGCGCACAACGAGTGCGTTGGTGCCGCGCAGTAACAACGGTTCGACATCGAAAGTGCGCAGGCCGCTCCAGCCGCGCGCGACCGGCGCGCCGTTGATGAAAACATCGCAGGGCGACTGGCTTTCCAGCATCAAACGTGTGCCGCGCGGCACGGCCACTAGCGGCAAGACAGCACGAAGCCAGACGCTGCCATTTTCCCAGGGCATCGCGACGGAAATTGCTGGCGTCCGCCTGCTATCGAGCGCGGGGCTTAAAGGCCGCCACTGAGAATTGGATAGAGCAACGCTTTTGCGATCAATGGCTCCGCCGCCCTTAATCGCGACTTTCACGGGTGCGGCGACTTGATACTCGCTGCGCGGTAGCGCTCCGCTTCCCATCCATTGCATCCACGCGCCACGCGTCGAACCTGTTTGGGGCAGAACGAAGAAATCGCCGCCGTCGCGTGTCAGCTGCCAACCGGCGTTCTTCACCAGATCGCCCAGGCTTTTCAAGGGCGATTCGTCGTTCCACTTGACCGAAACAACCGCGTCGGGCGGCGCGCCATAGCGAAACTTGGCGGCACCGGTCTGAGAAAGCAGATGCAATATCTGCAAAAGCGGAGCATCATCGAGCGCGAGCGTCAGGCGCGCTTCGGCCATTTGCTCGGAAGTCCGGTCGATCTCGACCGTACTTTGTTCGACCGTACTTTGCGCTTCGTCAGCACGAACAATGGAAGACAATAAAAGAGGAAGGAGAAAAACCGAGCGAAACGCTTTCATAAGCGGAGTGTAATTGACAAATGCCAGAAATTATCTGGAATTTCGACCATCTTTCTTCGGAGTGTAAACTGCGTGCGTGTCTTCTTCTGCGCATTACTTTTCCTCCGCGCCTGCTGGCCGCGAAGGGCTTCGTCCGGTTTCGGTTCGTGCCGCCGGAGTTTCTCTGCCACTGATGTCCGGCGCCGGCACCTTCTCGCGCGACGGTTTAGACGTCGGCTCCAAATTGCTGCTCGAAACTTTTCTGCCCGCTGCCCCAACCGAGGCGCAAACGTGGCTCGATTTGGGTTGTGGTTGGGGCGCGGTCGGATGCGTCTTGGCGCACGCGCGGCCTGACTGCCGCATTCTCGCCTGTGATATTAACCGTCGCGCGGCGCGGCTGGCGCAAAAAAACGCGCGTGACAACCATCTCGAAACCGAAGTCTGGTGCGGCGATGGCGCAGCCGCGTTGCGCCACGATGTTTGTGATGCGGTGTTGTGCAATCCGCCAGTGCGCGCGGGCAACGCGACAATCGCGCGCTTGTTCGACGACAGCTTTCGCGTCTTGCGCCCCGCCGGCTCCTTATGGATTGTGCTTCGTACCGCGCAAGGTGCGAAAAGCTGGCAGCGCCGACTTGAAGAGCAATTTGGCAACTGCCAACTGCGCGCTCAGGGAAAAGGATTCCGAATTTTGCAATCGGTGAAATGAAAATTTCTTTTCGGGTCCGGTCGATTTCGACCGTACTGTTGCTTTTCCTCGCCGGTTGTTCGCAGCGCACCACAACGCCCGCAAAAAAAACTGTCGAAGCCAAAGCGCAAAGCGCGGTTTGGGGCAGCAAAGGCGCTGGAGCAGGGCAGTTGCTGGAACCGCGCGGATTGGCTGTTTCGCCGGATGGCCGCTTTGTTTTCGTCACCGATAATTCGGGCCGCGTTCAAAAATGGACAAGCGACGGAAAATTCGTGCGCGGCTGGCTCACGCCGAAAACTCCAACCGGTTTGCTTGAAGGCAGCGAAGGCCTCACGATGCTGCGCGACGGCAATCTCGCGTTTGCGCACACGCACGCCTCACAGATTATTTTCTACTCGCCCGAAGGCAAAATGTTACGCCGCTTCGGTTCTTACGGAACGGGGAAAGGCCAGTTCTTGCTGGTAACCGGAGTTTGTCAGGACGCGCAGGGCTTTATTTATACGGCGGATTACGGCGGCGCATTCGACCGCATTTGCAAATGGACCCCCGAGGGCAAACTGCTCGCAACTTGGGGCGGACATGGCGATGCGCCTGGGAAATTTCGGCGTCCGAGCGGCCTCGCTATCGCGCGCGATGAGAACGGAAACGAAACAGATTTGCTCGTCGCCGACGTGAATAATCACCGCATTCAACGCCTCGACCGCACCACTGGCCAGCCGCGCGGCAGTTTCGGCGGGCCGGGCAAAGCCGCCGGCAAGCTCGACTATCCGTTTGCCGTGGCCGTCGATAAGCAGGGCTTTATTTATACGGCGGAGTACGGCGGCCATCGCGTGCAAAAGTGGTCGCGCGAAGACAAGCCGCTCGCCGTCTGGGGGAAAGCCGGTCGCAGAACTGGCGAACTCGCCAACCCGCGCGGCCTCGCTGTCGGCCCTGATGGAAGCGTCTACGTGTCCGACACCATGAACCATCGCGTTCAGAAATTCCGCTTTTGAAAGTACGGTCGAATACGGGTGCCCACCGAAAGCGGGGCGCGTTCTTCACCATTTCCAGGTTGTGCCGATTTCTTCGGGCCTGGCCCATTTGACGTGACCATCGACAAAAGCGTAATTCGCACCGTCGAGGTGGCGCGTCGCGTAATTGGCTTTCGCGTCAAAACGGCGTGCGTCGAGGGTGTAATACGAGGTGCCTTTGCGCCCGTCGCCATCACCGTAAAGCAATTTGTTGGCAGGCATCGCTTTAAGGGAAAGACCGCGCCCGCGCGCATCGAATAACCGCGCGTTCATCCAGTAATCGGTTGGGCACGCTGCGCCGACACCGCCGCCACCCGGCCCGGAAAACTGAATTGAAGTTTCGCTGGGACAATTCATAATCGGACAGCTTTTCGTATAGGCCGTCATCATCCGTTCCCAGCCAATGGAGGACGCTGTATTCAGCGGGGCACGGCCATCGTAATCGGCCGTGTATTGTGCCATTCCCAGTCCTAATTGCTTCAGGTTCGACTGGCACGATTGGCGACGAGCGTTCTCGCGGGCACGAGAAAATACGTGGAACACCTGAAGCGTCCCGACGAAAAACACCACAGAAATTAATGTCAGTTTCGAAAACAGCAGGAGGCTTCGCTTCATGCGCGCATTGTAGCATGAAAGATTGTCGGAAATAAAATGTCAGCGTCGTGTTTTTCTGTGTTACACAGAAGCGACTTTGGTTTGCGGAGAATAGTGTGGCGATTTCAATCGATTACGGAAAATGTGACAAGTGCGGCGAGAACAATGTGAAGACGGCAAAAATTTGCCGCGCCTGCAAAGTGGAACTGCCGTGGGCGCGCGTGGCAGCCAAGCCTAAACAGTCGGTGAATATCGACATTTCCATGGGCTATAGCAAAGGCTTTTATTTGCAGATTGTGGGCGGCATCGTTTTCGTGGTGGGCGCGGGCTTGTGGATTGGCAACAAAACCGGCCTGTTGCCGACAGTTTCCGGACTCGGCATGATTACCTGCTTTATTGGTAGCGCCCTATGGGGCACGGGCGCGGCGATGGATAATCACGGCGCCGACGATTAAAGAGTATCCGCCCTTCACTTCGGCTACGCCTTCGTGTGGGCACCCGGATTCGACCGAACTCTTAAAGTGCGTTTCTCTCGACCTCGGAAAGCACAAAAAACGAACCCGACACAACAATCACATCATTGGGCGTTGCGAGTTGCAGAGCGCGGGCAACGGCACCTCGTACATCGGGAATTGCTTCAACCACAGCATCTGTTAGCTCTGGTGTTTGCGCTAATTCTTCGGCACCCGCGGCGCGCGGATGCTGTGCTTGCGTGGTGATAAAACGCGACGCCACTTCGCGCCAGATGCGCAGCATCGCGCGGAAATCTTTGTCGGCGGACATTCCGGCGACAAAAATGATCCGACGATTGGGAAACGCCGCCCGCAGATATTCCGCCAAACGTAGCGCGCCGTCGGGGTTATTCGCTCCATCGAGAAGGACGGTCGGATTTTGGCGCACGATTTCGGCGCGTCCTGCAACTGCAAGCGAAATATTTTCTTCGGAATGCGGCCAACCAAGCGCGGTTTCTAAAGCGCGTGCCGCTGCTGCCGCTGTTCGGGCGTTGAGTTGCTGCCAGTGCGGAACTGTCGAAGTATCCGCCTGCACTTCGTGGGGTTCCCGGAATTCGACCGTACTTATCTGTTGCAAATGCGCACCGATGGCGTCGCAGTGTTCCTGAAAAACGCGCAGCACTTCAGGCTTGGTTTCCGCCGTGACGCACACCCGATTCGGACGCGCGATATAGATTTTGTCGGCCGCGATTTCTTCGAGCGTGTTGCCCAAACGGTCGCAGTGATCGAGCGCCACGTGAGTGACAACCGAAACCAGAGGCTCGCAAACATTGGTCGCGTCCCACTTTCCACCAAGCCCAACTTCGACAACTGCCGCATCGACATTCTGCCGCGCGAAATGCCAGAAACCCAAAAACGTCAGGGTTTCAAATTCGGTTGGCGTGCCGTGAACTTTTGTCACGGCTTCGAGGTGCGGCGCGGCTTCACGCAGCAATGTTTCTAACTCGGTGTCGGAAATCTTTCCGCTTTGTGGGGAAGCGTCGCCGTTTTCGACAATGCGAATGCGTTCGTTCCAGCGGTTCAGGTGCGGCGAGGTGTAAAGCCCGATGCGTCGCGAAGCCGAAAAACCTCGCGCCAGAAATTCGCAGGTTGAGCCTTTGCCGTTGGTGCCGCCGACAAGAACGGCGGGAAATTTCTGCTCGGGGTTGCCGGCGCTGTGGAGCAGAGCGCGCACACGCTCCAGGCCGGGCCGGATGCCGAAGCGTTGTAATGCAGCAAAATAATCGTCAAGAAAATGAGACACGCGCGAAGATTACCAAAAGTACAGTCGATTTCGGCGGCACCCCTTTCATTTTCACAGGGAGAGCGTTGTGCTAAAATAAATCAACTTCCACAGAAGGCACTCTCTGCACATGGCTACTCGCCGCTCTTTCGCCTCGGTTCTTGTCCCTATTCCGGCGCTGTTGTTAGGCGCTTTTCTCATTCTTTTCTCGTTTTTAGCTCACGCGCAAGCGCCGGGCGAGCAAAACGCTGTCGTCGCGCGCCTTCGCGCCGATGTTGCCGCGCTTTCGCAGTCGCGTTCGCGCGTTCCGGGAACTCCCGGCTACGCCCGAGCCGCCGATTACGTCGAAAGCCGCTTTCGCCAGATTGGCTTGAGCGACGTCGCTTCCGAAGCCTACACGGTGACTGCGCCCCAAACCACGCGCCCCGGTTCGCTGCAAGTTGGTGGACAAACGCTCGCGGTTTCGCCGCTTTATCCCAATGGTGTCGTGCCCTCGACAACGCCTAAAGACGGCATTCGCGGCCCGCTGATTTATGGCGGAATCGGTCGTCCTGTTGATTTCAACGGAAAAACCGTCACCGGTTCGATTGTTGCGCTCGAATGGAATTCGGGCATGAACTGGATTACCGCTGCCGACCTCGGTGCGCGGGCGATTGTTTTTCTTGAACCCGTTGGCGGTTCATCGCGCGGTGAAGCCGAACGCAAGTTCGCTACGCTGCCCGTCGAAATGCCGCGTTTCTATGCCGAACGCGCCGCGAGCGACGCGATTCGTGCTGCCGGACGCGGCACCACGCCCGCGACACTCACCGCAACCGTAACCTGGGAAACAGTTCCGGCCCGCAACATTGTCGGCACCATTCGCGGCACCGACGCCGAACTCAGCAAGCAAACCATCGTTATCGGCGGCTACTTCGATTCGATGGCCGTTACCCCCGACATCGCGCCCGGCGCCGAAGCTGCTGCCAACTGTGCAGCTCTGCTGGAAATGGCGCGCATCCTCAAAGCGAAGCCCGCGCCTTATACGGTCATGTTCGTTGCCAACGGCGCGCACCACATTGCCCTCGCCGGTATGCGCAACTTTGCAGCAAAGCATTTCATTGACGCCACCGGCAAAGCCGATGAGGCCGCCAAAGAAAAAATGGCGAACCTGAAGGCGTTTGTCGGCCTCGACATTACGTCGAGCACGCCAACAGTTGGCCTATTTGCGAAGTCGGCCTTTTACAACCACATGGGCGTGGGTTCGGAAAACATTCTTCTCAATCAGTTCAACGGCTTTGCGAAGAATGTTTACGAATATGCGCAAGCCTCGGCCAAGACACGCGGTGGACAAACCGAAGAATTGTTTGTCGATGGCATTCGCGGTCTGGAAGGTCGTTCGTGGCGTTCGTATCTGCCGTCTCTCGTTGCACTCGATTCTGAAATCGCAACGATGACATCGAAGCCCGGCATTTCGTTCGCCACTGCCAACGATGCGCGCGTGCGCCAGGATACGCCGTTCGATACCGCCGATAAAATTAACTTTGCCAACGTCGCAACCCAGGTTGATACGATTTCGACCGTACTTGGACAATCGCTGCGCTCTTCCGCAGGCGACCCCAAGAAGAACGACTTTCAGGTCTTGTTGGGCAATGTTTCGCTGACCTCGATCTTTGGTCACGCCGTAGGCCGCGCGATTTATCGCGATTCGCGTCAGGGCGCTTCGTTCTTGCCCGACACGCCGCTGCCCGATGCGAATCTGCCCGGCAGCGATCGCAAAAGCAAGAAGCCTTTCCGCGAGATTTATAAGGACATGCGCGCCGTCGCCATGGTTCTGGATCGCGTGAAAGACCATAAGACCTATTCCGGCGTGCGCGGCGCATTCATCGAACGCGCGCGTTATTCCAATGCGCGCAAAGGCTTCCCGCCTTCTTCGCAGTTTGTGTTCCTCGGCCCGCGCGTCGGTGACAGCAAAGGTGGCGGCACCCCGCCAAGTGAAGTTGAGGCCTACGGCGTCGACAGTGAAGGCCGCGTCCATTTCGCGCCTGATATGGGTAACGAACGCGGGCGCTTTTCGCCGAGCTTCAATAAATCCGACGCGCCGTTAAGCTATAAGGACGAGGCTTCAAAAGAACTCAACGTCAATGCGACGACGATTGTTTTCGAATGTCGCGGCGTTGCCATTTACGACACACTCGATCAGCGTTATTTTCAGATTCTCAAAGAACTCGTCGTTCTCGATGCGAAAACCGATGCAAACCCGGTTGAATACGGCTATTTGCGTCCTCAGTCGCCTGTTGGCTCTGCCTCACTGGAACCGATTGCAGTTATTTTTGGCAAGCCCAGTCGCGAAGACGGGTCGAGCTTTACGCGCTTTAAACTCATTATGGCGCAAGGCTTGTTGGGCAAGCGCTTGGTGATGTTGCAAACGCAGCCGCAAACTGGCGACGATAAAGGCGAAATCGTTTTCGAAGGCGCCGGTGTTGCAATTCCCAGCACAGAAGCTGCTCCCGGAGCCGTTGCGCATCAGGCCACCTATCGCGTGGCCCGCGACCTGTGGACGCTCAATCAGCAGCGCATTCAGCTGTTGAAAGGCTTCGGCATCAACAACGAACGCGTTGATGCACTGCACGAAGCAGCGGGCGGCAAAACCGACGAGAAAATTGCAGCGCCGGTTGGTGGCGCGATTGGGCTTGCCGAAAGCTCGCTCGCCAGCCAGAAATACGATACGTTTTATGCTCAGGCACGCCGCGCCTTCGGTCTCGAATCGCGCGCATACCCCGACGTTGAAGCAACCGCGCAGGACGTGCTGAAAGGCATCATTTTCTACCTTGCGCTGTTGCTGCCATTTGCGTTCTTCCTCGAGCGCTTGTTGTTTGGCTATCCCGATATTCGCAAGCAGATTATCGCCGGGGGCTTGTTGTTCCTCGCGGTGTTCATCGGCATTAGCCGCGTTCACCCCGCGTTTGAACTGGCGCTCACGCCGTTTATTATTCTGCTGGCATTTATCATTCTGGCGCTCACGGTGGTTGTGACCACATTCCTTTCGAGCAAGTTCGAAGCGGAAATCAAGCGCATGAAACAGGGCGTTCACTTTGCCGACGTGGGCCGCTTATCGGCGATTTCGGCAGCGCTCGGACTTGGTATAGCCAACATGCGCCGCCGTCCGACGCGTACCATTCTGACCTGCGTCACTCTTGTCCTTTTAACTTTTACGGTTCTTTCATTCACGTCGGTAACGGCGGCGATTTCAAACTTCGCGCGTCCTTATGGTGATGGTAGCCGCACGCCCAGTTATGCGGGCATGATGGTTCGCCAGCCCGACTGGAGCCCGCTTGCCGAACGCGCCGTCGATTCGATGGCGAACGAATTCAGCGAGAAATTCGGTGTCGCTCCGGCGCTGCGCTCGTGGTATCTGTCGCGCGACCAGGGCGAGCCGTTGCAGCTTCGTGTTGCCAATGGCACAGACCCGAGCCGCTTTTATTACGCACCGGCCTTGCTCGGTCTGACACCGGAAGAACAAGGCATCGGATCGCCTCTCGTTTCGACCGTACGTCCCGGTGGCCGTTGGTTCCGTGCGGGCGAGCGCAACGTGTGTTTGCTTCCCCTCAGTGTTTTGGAGCCTGAAAAGAAGAAAGCCGATGATGCTGCGAAGCCAGCAGCACCGGCTGCTGGAGCCGAGGATAGTCGCGCCCCGAAGGATGGGCTTGCTCTGGGCCTGACGCCAGCCAATGCTCTGGGCAAAACGATTCAGGTGGGCGGTCAGGATTTTCAGG harbors:
- a CDS encoding FtsX-like permease family protein, giving the protein MATRRSFASVLVPIPALLLGAFLILFSFLAHAQAPGEQNAVVARLRADVAALSQSRSRVPGTPGYARAADYVESRFRQIGLSDVASEAYTVTAPQTTRPGSLQVGGQTLAVSPLYPNGVVPSTTPKDGIRGPLIYGGIGRPVDFNGKTVTGSIVALEWNSGMNWITAADLGARAIVFLEPVGGSSRGEAERKFATLPVEMPRFYAERAASDAIRAAGRGTTPATLTATVTWETVPARNIVGTIRGTDAELSKQTIVIGGYFDSMAVTPDIAPGAEAAANCAALLEMARILKAKPAPYTVMFVANGAHHIALAGMRNFAAKHFIDATGKADEAAKEKMANLKAFVGLDITSSTPTVGLFAKSAFYNHMGVGSENILLNQFNGFAKNVYEYAQASAKTRGGQTEELFVDGIRGLEGRSWRSYLPSLVALDSEIATMTSKPGISFATANDARVRQDTPFDTADKINFANVATQVDTISTVLGQSLRSSAGDPKKNDFQVLLGNVSLTSIFGHAVGRAIYRDSRQGASFLPDTPLPDANLPGSDRKSKKPFREIYKDMRAVAMVLDRVKDHKTYSGVRGAFIERARYSNARKGFPPSSQFVFLGPRVGDSKGGGTPPSEVEAYGVDSEGRVHFAPDMGNERGRFSPSFNKSDAPLSYKDEASKELNVNATTIVFECRGVAIYDTLDQRYFQILKELVVLDAKTDANPVEYGYLRPQSPVGSASLEPIAVIFGKPSREDGSSFTRFKLIMAQGLLGKRLVMLQTQPQTGDDKGEIVFEGAGVAIPSTEAAPGAVAHQATYRVARDLWTLNQQRIQLLKGFGINNERVDALHEAAGGKTDEKIAAPVGGAIGLAESSLASQKYDTFYAQARRAFGLESRAYPDVEATAQDVLKGIIFYLALLLPFAFFLERLLFGYPDIRKQIIAGGLLFLAVFIGISRVHPAFELALTPFIILLAFIILALTVVVTTFLSSKFEAEIKRMKQGVHFADVGRLSAISAALGLGIANMRRRPTRTILTCVTLVLLTFTVLSFTSVTAAISNFARPYGDGSRTPSYAGMMVRQPDWSPLAERAVDSMANEFSEKFGVAPALRSWYLSRDQGEPLQLRVANGTDPSRFYYAPALLGLTPEEQGIGSPLVSTVRPGGRWFRAGERNVCLLPLSVLEPEKKKADDAAKPAAPAAGAEDSRAPKDGLALGLTPANALGKTIQVGGQDFQVIGIFDDAKWSAPSAMRDLDDEPFTPVDYQNDQNKKAQTDTTTASAQGNEVQVQTYQHMNANALIILPYADVLALGGTPRSVAVGFGKNTEQGEKELQGLMQRAALGIFGSVPDKEQDNKLTTKLYSSVESTNYEGFASLVVPILIAALIIANTMLGSVFERTREIGIYSSVGLAPIHVAALFIAEAVVYAVLGSISGYLVAQTVAKIVTAANLLPGITLNYSSSSAVIATLIVMATVLLSTLYPAMQASRMSQPDIERKWQMSVPLGDLWRFQFPFTVSGKQTIGVAQFLADFFETHTDTSIGSFYTDKINFSGLPLRDAITLLNTLPEGVTLPAPAPTVQGASAQSTVDNGSAVSLDAQKHNASSVRPDAGFPEVSDSQTGGAKALSKKKRAEAAAAASFKLMNIEEIAATPDTQVYRLSMRVWLAPFDMGVSQDVDILLVPSDDPGLYELQLRLLRQSGEISAWRRVNRQFMSDLRRQLLLWRTIRPEGQQEYVLRGRAHVEGQVIPNETPGALVA
- a CDS encoding methyltransferase, producing MSSSAHYFSSAPAGREGLRPVSVRAAGVSLPLMSGAGTFSRDGLDVGSKLLLETFLPAAPTEAQTWLDLGCGWGAVGCVLAHARPDCRILACDINRRAARLAQKNARDNHLETEVWCGDGAAALRHDVCDAVLCNPPVRAGNATIARLFDDSFRVLRPAGSLWIVLRTAQGAKSWQRRLEEQFGNCQLRAQGKGFRILQSVK
- a CDS encoding DUF1559 domain-containing protein, with translation MKRSLLLFSKLTLISVVFFVGTLQVFHVFSRARENARRQSCQSNLKQLGLGMAQYTADYDGRAPLNTASSIGWERMMTAYTKSCPIMNCPSETSIQFSGPGGGGVGAACPTDYWMNARLFDARGRGLSLKAMPANKLLYGDGDGRKGTSYYTLDARRFDAKANYATRHLDGANYAFVDGHVKWARPEEIGTTWKW
- a CDS encoding cyanophycin synthetase, which gives rise to MSHFLDDYFAALQRFGIRPGLERVRALLHSAGNPEQKFPAVLVGGTNGKGSTCEFLARGFSASRRIGLYTSPHLNRWNERIRIVENGDASPQSGKISDTELETLLREAAPHLEAVTKVHGTPTEFETLTFLGFWHFARQNVDAAVVEVGLGGKWDATNVCEPLVSVVTHVALDHCDRLGNTLEEIAADKIYIARPNRVCVTAETKPEVLRVFQEHCDAIGAHLQQISTVEFREPHEVQADTSTVPHWQQLNARTAAAAARALETALGWPHSEENISLAVAGRAEIVRQNPTVLLDGANNPDGALRLAEYLRAAFPNRRIIFVAGMSADKDFRAMLRIWREVASRFITTQAQHPRAAGAEELAQTPELTDAVVEAIPDVRGAVARALQLATPNDVIVVSGSFFVLSEVERNAL